A genomic window from Phoenix dactylifera cultivar Barhee BC4 chromosome 7, palm_55x_up_171113_PBpolish2nd_filt_p, whole genome shotgun sequence includes:
- the LOC103710005 gene encoding enhanced ethylene response protein 5 produces MALHLSMGEAHRRIAEYLARFSDAVSSQDGSALKSLIFVSSNSFYLLALADALNVFQDSSRLVNQTDKYSQLGEILIPYFRCLQSIRIGRFVDAYVAFEKAANAFLQEFRNWETGWAMEAMHTVALEIRVLAERADRELASSGKNPEKLQGAGSFLMKVFGALAGKGPKRVGALYVTCQLFKIYFKLGTVHLCRSVIRSIETARIFDFEEFPTRDKVTYMYYTGRLEVFNENFLAADQKLMYALMHCNPRSKDNIRMILKYLIPVKLSIGILPKMELLEKYNLPEYMDVVNALKRGDLRLLRGALRDYEDRFLRSGVYLVLEKLELQVYQRLVKKIYIIQKQKDPSKAHQVKLEVIVKALKWLEMDMDVDEVECIMAILIYKNLIKGYFAHKSKVVVLSKQDPFPRLNGKPVNS; encoded by the exons ATGGCGTTGCATCTGAGCATGGGCGAAGCCCACCGCCGCATCGCCGAGTACCTGGCCCGCTTCTCCGATGCCGTCTCCTCGCAGGACGGCTCCGCCCTCAAGTCCCTCATCTTCGTCTCCTCCAACTCCTTCTACCTCCTCGCACTCGCCGACGCCCTCAacgtcttccag GACTCCAGCCGATTAGTGAATCAGACGGACAAATACTCCCAGCTTGGAGAGATCCTCATTCCCTACTTCCGCTGCCTTCAAAGCATTCGAATCGGGCGCTTCGTCGACGCCTACGTTGCCTTTGAGAAGGCCGCAAA TGCGTTTCTTCAGGAGTTTCGGAACTGGGAAACGGGGTGGGCGATGGAAGCGATGCACACTGTGGCTCTCGAGATACGGGTTCTTGCCGAGAGG GCTGACAGAGAGTTGGCGTCGAGTGGGAAGAATCCGGAGAAGCTGCAGGGAGCCGGCTCGTTCCTGATGAAAGTCTTCGGGGCTCTTGCG GGTAAAGGCCCCAAACGTGTTGGAGCCTTATATGTGACCTGCCAGTTATTCaaaatatacttcaag CTTGGTACAGTGCATCTTTGTCGCAGCGTCATAAGAAGTATTGAAACTGCTCGAATATTTGATTTTGAGGAATTTCCAACTAGAGACAAG GTCACCTATATGTATTATACAGGCCGCTTGGAAGTTTTTAACGAAAATTTTCTTGCT GCTGATCAGAAACTAATGTATGCCCTAATGCATTGCAATCCTCGGAGCAAAGATAACATAAG GATGATTCTGAAGTATCTCATTCCGGTAAAGCTTTCAATAGGTATCTTGCCTAAAATGGAGCTTCTTGAGAAGTATAATCTGCCTGAG TATATGGATGTTGTAAATGCGCTTAAAAGGGGAGATCTCAGACTTCTTAGAGGAGCCTTGCGAGATTATGAAGACCG ATTCTTGAGGTCAGGCGTTTACCTTGTTTTGGAAAAGCTGGAGCTCCAAGTTTACCAAAGATTGGTTAAAAAGAT CTACATCATTCAAAAACAAAAGGACCCGAGCAAAGCACATCAAGTGAAGTTGGAAGTAATAGTAAAAGCATTGAAATGGCTCGAAATGGACATGGACGTCGATGAG GTGGAGTGTATTATGGCCATTCTTATTTATAAGAATCTAATTAAAGGTTACTTTGCTCACAAAAGCAAAGTTGTTGTCCTCAGCAAACAAGATCCCTTTCCCAGATTGAATGGCAAACCTGTAAACTCATAG
- the LOC103710004 gene encoding TORTIFOLIA1-like protein 5 isoform X1, with translation MASKLHPKACGEGMRQRVNRCLTKLSDRDTEAMAASELDAIAKSLTSDSFSPFLSAIADTRPTDKTSLRRHSLRLISLLSHSHPASSLAPHLPRMLTAALRRLRDPDSSVRAACVDAVRSMAASHPAAVAPGLLRPLADALLHEQDRCAQIASALCLAAAVDAASTDRDLAHHLQRLLPRLVKLLRSNAFKAKPALLSLLGSVAGAGGASTPALLGLLVSCLVEFLSSEDWAARKAAADALSLLAVSEKDRLSGFKSSCLSSFENRRFDKVKIVRESMNRMLEVWRDIPTALDTESDALPASQPPSNPSPGGSASAGRYPMASVSSSPVQSASPSITRRSGCLSSRSPPPAASPIPTTRKNTPPIRNKKLSPPSFRKTDHKQNSDWRVEIAVPNMHSVKVVSEDMILKVQEQQRIEGKIRSKLEARRMLFEKNGEDKGNKLAGLKYAPRMVPFQGTGSLESTAVADDTTDDLNAAHKDGEIAVPNMHSVKVVSEDMILKVQEQQRIEGIIRSKLEARRMLFEKNGEDKGNKLAGLKYAPRMVPFQDTGSLESTAVADDTTDDLNAAHKDGDLSLIHRQLVQIENQQSSLLELLERFIGRSQNGIHSLETEVHGLEMALHVISHDLALCSGRISNNGPAVNTCCKLPDAGFLSSNFWRSEGRYSSRLSISGMQNLAEKEAGGHYKRDKHRFGHQGGFIVNSLADNNPQSGGSMEVASQTC, from the exons ATGGCGTCCAAACTACACCCCAAAGCCTGCGGCGAAGGCATGAGGCAGAGGGTGAACCGCTGCCTCACCAAGCTGTCGGACCGCGACACCGAGGCCATGGCCGCCTCCGAGCTCGACGCTATTGCGAAGTCTCTAACGTCGGATTCTTTCTCGCCCTTTCTCTCCGCCATTGCTGACACTCGGCCTACCGACAAGACTTCGCTCCGCCGCCACTCCCTCCGCCTCATATCGCTTCTTTCTCATTCTCACCCGGCTTCGTCGCTCGCGCCGCACCTCCCCCGCATGCTGACCGCTgccctccgccgcctccgcgACCCGGACTCCTCCGTCCGCGCCGCCTGCGTCGACGCCGTCCGCTCAATGGCTGCCTCCCACCCCGCCGCCGTCGCCCCCGGCCTCCTCCGCCCCCTCGCCGACGCCCTCCTCCACGAGCAGGACCGCTGCGCCCAGATCGCCTCCGCCCTCTGCCTCGCCGCCGCCGTCGACGCCGCCTCCACCGACCGGGATCTCGCCCACCACCTCCAGCGCCTGCTCCCCCGCCTCGTGAAGCTCCTCCGGAGCAACGCCTTCAAGGCCAAGCCCGCCCTGCTCTCCCTCCTCGGCAGCGTCGCCGGCGCTGGCGGGGCCTCAACCCCGGCCCTCCTCGGTCTCCTCGTCTCCTGTCTCGTCGAATTCCTCTCCAGCGAGGACTGGGCCGCGCGGAAGGCCGCCGCCGATGCTCTTTCCCTCCTCGCCGTCTCCGAGAAGGATCGGTTATCTGGATTCAAGTCGTCTTGCCTCTCCTCCTTCGAGAACCGGAGGTTCGATAAG GTGAAGATCGTTCGTGAATCGATGAATCGGATGCTGGAGGTGTGGAGGGATATTCCAACGGCTCTCGATACTGAGTCTGATGCCCTGCCGGCATCCCAGCCACCGTCCAATCCTTCTCCTGGAG GAAGTGCAAGTGCTGGGAGATACCCAATGGCTTCAGTAAGTTCGAGTCCTGTCCAATCTGCTTCCCCTTCAATTACAAGGAGGAGTGGATGCTTATCCAGCCGATCGCCTCCGCCTGCTGCCTCACCAATTCCTACCACCAGAAAGAACACTCCTCCGATCAGGAATAAGAAATTGTCCCCTCCTTCATTCCGTAAAACAGACCATAAGCAAAACTCTGATTGGCGAGTTGAAATTGCTGTTCCCAACATGCATTCGGTTAAAGTTGTAAGTGAAGACATGATTTTGAAAGTTCAGGAACAACAACGGATAGAGGGCAAAATCAGATCCAAGTTAGAAGCAAGAAGAATGCTCTTTGAAAAGAATGGTGAAGATAAGGGAAACAAATTGGCTGGGTTAAAGTATGCACCGCGCATGGTTCCATTTCAAGGTACTGGGAGCTTGGAATCAACTGCAGTGGCTGACGATACTACTGATGATCTTAATGCAGCACACAAGGATGGTGAAATTGCTGTTCCCAACATGCATTCGGTTAAAGTTGTAAGTGAAGACATGATTTTGAAAGTTCAGGAACAACAACGGATAGAGGGCATAATCAGATCCAAGTTAGAAGCAAGAAGAATGCTCTTTGAAAAGAATGGTGAAGATAAGGGAAACAAATTGGCTGGGTTAAAGTATGCACCGCGCATGGTTCCATTTCAAGATACTGGGAGCTTGGAATCAACTGCAGTGGCTGACGATACTACTGATGATCTTAATGCAGCACACAAGGATGGTGACCTGTCTTTGATTCACAGGCAGTTGGTTCAGATTGAGAACCAGCAGTCTAGTCTGTTAGAACTTCTCGAG AGGTTCATTGGGAGATCTCAGAATGGCATACATTCTTTGGAGACTGAAGTGCATGGCCTAGAGATGGCATTACATGTGATTTCTCATGATCTAGCACTATGTTCTGGAAGGATATCAAACAATGGTCCTGCAGTGAATACATGCTGCAAATTACCTGATGCAGGATTCCTaagctcaaatttttggagaagTGAAGGCAGATATTCCTCTAGGTTATCCATTTCTGGAATGCAGAACCTAGCTGAGAAGGAGGCAGGGGGGCATTATAAGCGGGATAAGCACCGGTTTGGACATCAGGGTGGATTTATTGTCAACTCATTAGCAGATAATAACCCTCAGTCAGGAGGGAGTATGGAGGTTGCTTCACAAACATGCTAA
- the LOC103710004 gene encoding TORTIFOLIA1-like protein 3 isoform X2 encodes MASKLHPKACGEGMRQRVNRCLTKLSDRDTEAMAASELDAIAKSLTSDSFSPFLSAIADTRPTDKTSLRRHSLRLISLLSHSHPASSLAPHLPRMLTAALRRLRDPDSSVRAACVDAVRSMAASHPAAVAPGLLRPLADALLHEQDRCAQIASALCLAAAVDAASTDRDLAHHLQRLLPRLVKLLRSNAFKAKPALLSLLGSVAGAGGASTPALLGLLVSCLVEFLSSEDWAARKAAADALSLLAVSEKDRLSGFKSSCLSSFENRRFDKVKIVRESMNRMLEVWRDIPTALDTESDALPASQPPSNPSPGGSASAGRYPMASVSSSPVQSASPSITRRSGCLSSRSPPPAASPIPTTRKNTPPIRNKKLSPPSFRKTDHKQNSDWRVEIAVPNMHSVKVVSEDMILKVQEQQRIEGIIRSKLEARRMLFEKNGEDKGNKLAGLKYAPRMVPFQDTGSLESTAVADDTTDDLNAAHKDGDLSLIHRQLVQIENQQSSLLELLERFIGRSQNGIHSLETEVHGLEMALHVISHDLALCSGRISNNGPAVNTCCKLPDAGFLSSNFWRSEGRYSSRLSISGMQNLAEKEAGGHYKRDKHRFGHQGGFIVNSLADNNPQSGGSMEVASQTC; translated from the exons ATGGCGTCCAAACTACACCCCAAAGCCTGCGGCGAAGGCATGAGGCAGAGGGTGAACCGCTGCCTCACCAAGCTGTCGGACCGCGACACCGAGGCCATGGCCGCCTCCGAGCTCGACGCTATTGCGAAGTCTCTAACGTCGGATTCTTTCTCGCCCTTTCTCTCCGCCATTGCTGACACTCGGCCTACCGACAAGACTTCGCTCCGCCGCCACTCCCTCCGCCTCATATCGCTTCTTTCTCATTCTCACCCGGCTTCGTCGCTCGCGCCGCACCTCCCCCGCATGCTGACCGCTgccctccgccgcctccgcgACCCGGACTCCTCCGTCCGCGCCGCCTGCGTCGACGCCGTCCGCTCAATGGCTGCCTCCCACCCCGCCGCCGTCGCCCCCGGCCTCCTCCGCCCCCTCGCCGACGCCCTCCTCCACGAGCAGGACCGCTGCGCCCAGATCGCCTCCGCCCTCTGCCTCGCCGCCGCCGTCGACGCCGCCTCCACCGACCGGGATCTCGCCCACCACCTCCAGCGCCTGCTCCCCCGCCTCGTGAAGCTCCTCCGGAGCAACGCCTTCAAGGCCAAGCCCGCCCTGCTCTCCCTCCTCGGCAGCGTCGCCGGCGCTGGCGGGGCCTCAACCCCGGCCCTCCTCGGTCTCCTCGTCTCCTGTCTCGTCGAATTCCTCTCCAGCGAGGACTGGGCCGCGCGGAAGGCCGCCGCCGATGCTCTTTCCCTCCTCGCCGTCTCCGAGAAGGATCGGTTATCTGGATTCAAGTCGTCTTGCCTCTCCTCCTTCGAGAACCGGAGGTTCGATAAG GTGAAGATCGTTCGTGAATCGATGAATCGGATGCTGGAGGTGTGGAGGGATATTCCAACGGCTCTCGATACTGAGTCTGATGCCCTGCCGGCATCCCAGCCACCGTCCAATCCTTCTCCTGGAG GAAGTGCAAGTGCTGGGAGATACCCAATGGCTTCAGTAAGTTCGAGTCCTGTCCAATCTGCTTCCCCTTCAATTACAAGGAGGAGTGGATGCTTATCCAGCCGATCGCCTCCGCCTGCTGCCTCACCAATTCCTACCACCAGAAAGAACACTCCTCCGATCAGGAATAAGAAATTGTCCCCTCCTTCATTCCGTAAAACAGACCATAAGCAAAACTCTGATTGGCGAGTTGAAATTGCTGTTCCCAAC ATGCATTCGGTTAAAGTTGTAAGTGAAGACATGATTTTGAAAGTTCAGGAACAACAACGGATAGAGGGCATAATCAGATCCAAGTTAGAAGCAAGAAGAATGCTCTTTGAAAAGAATGGTGAAGATAAGGGAAACAAATTGGCTGGGTTAAAGTATGCACCGCGCATGGTTCCATTTCAAGATACTGGGAGCTTGGAATCAACTGCAGTGGCTGACGATACTACTGATGATCTTAATGCAGCACACAAGGATGGTGACCTGTCTTTGATTCACAGGCAGTTGGTTCAGATTGAGAACCAGCAGTCTAGTCTGTTAGAACTTCTCGAG AGGTTCATTGGGAGATCTCAGAATGGCATACATTCTTTGGAGACTGAAGTGCATGGCCTAGAGATGGCATTACATGTGATTTCTCATGATCTAGCACTATGTTCTGGAAGGATATCAAACAATGGTCCTGCAGTGAATACATGCTGCAAATTACCTGATGCAGGATTCCTaagctcaaatttttggagaagTGAAGGCAGATATTCCTCTAGGTTATCCATTTCTGGAATGCAGAACCTAGCTGAGAAGGAGGCAGGGGGGCATTATAAGCGGGATAAGCACCGGTTTGGACATCAGGGTGGATTTATTGTCAACTCATTAGCAGATAATAACCCTCAGTCAGGAGGGAGTATGGAGGTTGCTTCACAAACATGCTAA
- the LOC103710003 gene encoding alpha-mannosidase 2, translating to MAFFSGGRRGGGGGGGVLLPSTSKPKPLRKPSLAAARRRSHLRDLLSPTSTFFALGLSISVLFFLAVVIGYGVPNSLSSSPSKQRLFRRPTFRRSADAGGAGGVKGGEIAAAAVDITTKDLYDRIEFSDVDGGAWKQGWKVTYVGNEWDKEKLKVFVVPHSHNDPGWKLTVEEYYNRQSRHILDTIVESLSKDTRRKFIWEEMSYLERWWRDASELKRERFTKLVKNGQLEIVGGGWVMNDEANSHYFAIIEQMTEGNTWLNDTIGVVPKNSWAIDPFGYSATMAYLLRRMGFRNMVIQRTHYELKKELALQRNLEYIWRQSWDMEERTDIFVHMMPFYSYDIPHTCGPEPAICCQFDFARTRGFSYEFCPWRLDPIETNPSNVQERAITLLDQYRKKSTLYRTNTLLVPLGDDFRYVSMDEAEAQFRNYQMLFNYINSSPNLNAEVKFGTLEDYFCTLREEAERINFSHPGEIGSGELEGFPSLSGDFFTYADRNQDYWSGYYVSRPFFKAVDRVLEQTLRASEMLAALVLGYCQKSQCAKLPVSFSHKLTAARRNLALFQHHDGVTGTAKDHVVKDYGTRMHTSLQDLQIFMSRAVEVLLGDFRDKSDPTLLSQFEPEQTRSKYDVHPTHKVLDVHENHAHSVVFFNPLEQTRDEVVMVVVTKPDIFVQDSNGSCVKSQISPEWQHDSKGKISTGRHRLYWRASVPAMGLETYFISRGHKECEKAIHAELKMFPESDSSSCPPPYVCSKLEGEKAEIHGLHHTLTFDLKHGLLQKISHRDGKQTVVGEEIGIYRSSGSGAYLFKPNGEAQPITEKGGSLIISEGPLVQESYSIPKTMWEKTPISHSTRIYSGENTVQELLIEKEYHVELLGSDFSDRELIARFKTNIDNERVFYSDLNGFQMIRRQTYDKIPLQGNYYPIPSLAFLQDSLGRRFSVHSKQPLGAASLKNGWLEIMLDRRLVYDDGRGLGQGVMDNRPVNVLFHILTEHNVSALPSAHALLNLQPSLLSHRVGAHFNYPMHAFVSRKPLENSLKTYYKSFTPLAAPLPCDLHIVNFKVPQPLKFPQVQPSDSRFVILLRRRGWDASYCRRGGLQCSNIGDEPVNLFYMFKDLVVSNVKATSLNLLHDDTEMPGYIEQLGDVAQEGNVLISPMGIQAYKFELQSQLEV from the exons ATGGCCTTCTTCTCCGGCGGCCggcgaggcggcggcggcggcggcggcgtcctCCTCCCTTCCACCTCCAAGCCCAAGCCCCTCCGCAAGCCCTCCTTAGCCGCCGCTCGCCGCCGGAGCCATCTCCGCGACCTCCTGTCCCCCACCTCCACCTTCTTCGCCCTCGGCCTTTCCATCTCCGTCCTCTTCTTCCTCGCCGTCGTCATCGGCTACGGTGTCCCcaactccctctcctcctccccctccaagCAGCGCCTCTTCCGCCGCCCCACCTTCCGGAGGTCCGCCGACGCCGGCGGCGCTGGCGGCGTGAAGGGGGGCGAGATCGCGGCCGCCGCCGTGGACATCACCACCAAGGATCTGTACGACCGGATCGAGTTCTCGGACGTGGATGGTGGCGCGTGGAAGCAGGGGTGGAAGGTGACCTACGTTGGGAACGAGTGGGACAAGGAGAAATTGAAGGTGTTTGTGGTGCCCCATTCACATAATGATCCCGGATGGAAGCTGACGGTCGAGGAATATTACAATCGCCAATCTCGGCATATACTGGACACCATCGTGGAGTCGCTTTCCAAG GACACGAGGCGCAAATTCATCTGGGAGGAGATGTCATATTTGGAAAGATGGTGGAGGGATGCCTCAGAGCTTAAAAGGGAGAGATTCACCAAGTTGGTCAAGAACGGGCAGTTAGAGATTGTAGGAGGAGGTTGGGTGATGAACGATGAG GCCAACTCTCACTATTTTGCTATCATAGAACAG ATGACGGAGGGTAACACATGGCTAAACGATACCATTGGTGTTGTTCCAAAAAATTCTTGGGCAATAGATCCATTTGGTTATTCAGCTACTATGGCATATTTGCTCCGCCGTATGGGTTTCCGTAACATGGTTATTCAGAGGACGCACTATGAACTGAAAAAGGAGTTGGCTTTGCAAAGGAACCTTGAATACATATGGAGGCAGAGCTGGGACATGGAAGAAAGGACTGATATATTTGTCCACATGATGCCATTCTATTCTTATGATATTCCACATACCTGTGGACCAGAGCCTGCTATTTGTTGTCAGTTTGACTTTGCTCGGACACGTGGATTTAGCTATGAGTTCTGCCCATGGAGATTGGATCCAATTGAAACTAATCCAAGTAATGTGCAGGAGAGAGCAATAACACTTTTAGACCAATACAGGAAGAAATCAACTTTATACAGAACAAATACACTTCTAGTTCCTTTAGGGGATGATTTCCGTTATGTTAGCATGGATGAAGCAGAAGCCCAATTTAGGAACTATCAAATGctttttaattatataaattctAGTCCCAATTTGAATGCTGAAGTGAAGTTTGGCACTCTTGAAGATTACTTCTGTACCCTTCGGGAGGAAGCAGAAAGAATAAATTTTTCCCATCCTGGTGAGATTGGATCTGGAGAACTAGAAGGTTTCCCATCTCTTTCAGGTGATTTCTTTACATATGCTGACAGGAATCAGGACTATTGGAGTGGTTACTACGTTTCAAGACCATTTTTTAAAGCAGTTGATCGGGTACTAGAACAGACACTTCGTGCATCCGAGATGTTGGCTGCATTAGTTTTGGGATATTGTCAGAAGTCTCAATGTGCTAAATTACCAGTCAGCTTCTCCCACAAATTGACGGCTGCGAGGAGGAACCTAGCTCTTTTCCAGCATCATGATGGGGTAACTGGTACTGCTAAGGATCATGTAGTAAAAGATTATGGTACACGAATGCATACTTCTTTGCAGGACTTGCAGATATTTATGTCTAGAGCTGTGGAAGTTCTTCTAGGTGATTTCCGTGATAAATCAGATCCTACCTTATTATCACAGTTTGAGCCAGAGCAGACAAGGTCAAAGTATGATGTTCATCCAACACATAAGGTCCTTGATGTGCATGAAAATCATGCACATTCTGTGGTATTCTTTAATCCGTTGGAGCAAACAAGGGATGAGGTTGTAATGGTGGTTGTAACTAAGCCTGACATATTTGTACAGGATTCCAATGGGTCATGTGTGAAGAGCCAAATTTCTCCTGAGTGGCAGCATGATAGCAAGGGAAAAATTTCTACTGGGCGGCATCGTCTTTATTGGAGAGCTTCTGTTCCCGCCATGGGGTTGGAGACCTACTTTATTTCCCGTGGACATAAAGAATGTGAAAAAGCTATACATGCTGAGCTGAAAATGTTTCCAGAATCAGATTCATCATCTTGCCCTCCTCCTTATGTCTGTTCAAAACTAGAAGGGGAAAAGGCAGAGATCCATGGTCTTCATCACACTCTCACATTTGATTTAAAACATGGTCTCCTGCAGAAGATAAGCCATAGGGATGGCAAACAAACTGTTGTTGGGGAAGAAATAGGCATTTACAGGAGCTCGGGAAGTGGGGCTTATTTGTTTAAACCAAATGGAGAAGCTCAACCCATTACTGAAAAGGGTGGGTCCCTGATTATATCTGAAGGTCCTTTGGTGCAAGAATCTTACTCTATTCCAAAGACCATGTGGGAGAAAACTCCAATCTCTCATAGCACACGGATTTATAGTGGAGAGAATACCGTACAAGAATTGCTTATTGAGAAGGAATACCATGTTGAACTCCTTGGTTCTGATTTCAGTGACAGAGAACTGATAGCTAGATTCAAGACAAATATCGACAATGAGAGGGTTTTTTACTCTGATCTAAATGGCTTTCAGATGATCAGGAGACAGACTTATGATAAAATCCCTTTGCAGGGAAATTACTACCCTATACCTTCACTTGCATTCTTGCAGGATTCGTTAGGCCGCCGCTTCTCAGTCCATTCTAAGCAGCCATTGGGGGCTGCAAGCCTTAAAAATGGGTGGCTTGAAATTATGTTGGATCGCCGTTTGGTCTATGATGATGGCCGTGGTCTGGGTCAAGGGGTAATGGATAACCGTCCTGTGAATGTGCTCTTTCATATCCTCACAGAGCACAACGTCTCTGCATTGCCTTCTGCACATGCATTGTTGAATCTCCAGCCATCTCTTCTCTCCCATCGAGTAGGTGCCCACTTCAACTACCCAATGCATGCATTTGTAAGCAGGAAACCGCTGGAAAACTCCTTGAAGACATACTACAAATCATTCACACCATTGGCTGCACCCTTACCATGTGACTTACATATTGTAAATTTCAAAGTCCCACAGCCCCTAAAGTTTCCCCAGGTACAGCCTTCAGATTCTAGATTTGTTATTCTGTTGCGCAGGAGGGGGTGGGATGCTTCATATTGCAGAAGGGGTGGACTTCAGTGTTCGAATATAGGGGATGAGCCTGTCAATCTGTTCTACATGTTCAAAGATCTAGTTGTCTCTAATGTGAAGGCGACTTCCTTGAATCTCCTACATGATGATACGGAGATGCCAGGGTACATCGAGCAGTTGGGAGATGTAGCTCAAGAAGGTAATGTGCTAATAtctcccatgggaatacaagcGTACAAATTTGAGCTGCAGTCACAGTTGGAAGTATAA